The window CGGCGAGTGTCACGGGTGCACACGCTACCGTCGTGACCCCCGAACCAGGGACCCCCGGTCAGCCAGCGTCAGGCGTGTCGCCGGTTCACCTGGTCACGGCGCCTACGCCAGCGGCGAGTTCGCCGCTGAGCGAACGCAGCGCGGCCAGCCCGGCGGGCAGATCGGCCGCGTCCAGCAGACACCGGATCAACGCGCTGCCGACGATCACCCCGTCGGCGAACGAACCGACCTCGGCCGCCTGTGCGCCGTTGCCCACCCCGAGGCCGACACCGACCGGCAGGTCGGTGACCCCACGCAGCCGACCGACCAGGGTCGGTGCCGCGCCGGAGGACTGCTCGCGGGCCCCGGTGACACCCATCAGCGCGGTGGCGTAGACGAAGCCCCGGCAGTGCCGCACGGTCATCGCCAGCCGGGCGTCGGTCGACGACGGCGAGACGAGGAAGGTCCGGTCCAGGCCGTACGCGTCCGAGGCGGCCAGCCACTCGTCCGCCTCGTCCGGAATCAGGTCCGGGGTGATCAGCCCGGTGCCGCCGGCCGCCGCCAGATCGCGGGCGAAGGCGTCAACGCCGTACCGCTCGATCGGGTTCCAGTAGGTCATGGTGACCACCGGCGCTCCGGTCGCGGCGACCGCCTCGATGATCCGCAGCGCGTCGGCGGTGCGGACCCCACCGGCCAGGGCGATGTCGCTGGCCCGCTGGATCACCGGGCCGTCCATCACCGGATCGGAGTAGGGCAGCTCGACCTCGATGACGTCGACCCCGGCGTCGACCATCGCCCGCATCGCGACGATGCTGTCGTCGACGCTGGGAAAACCGGCCGGCATGCAGCCGACCAGCACGGCGCGGCCTTCGGCCCGGGCCTTGTCGAACGCCACCGAGATGCTCATCGGTCCTGCCCGTCGAGTTGGTCCTGCCCGTCGAGGATGCCGAAGTACGCGCCGGCGGTGTGCACGTCCTTGTCGCCGCGGCCGGAGAGGCTGACCACGATGGTCGGCTCGCGGCCCAGCTCGGCGGTGAGCTCCGGGATGATCCGCAGCGTGCCGGCGAGCGCGTGCGCGCTCTCGATCGCCGGGATGATCCCCTCGGTGCGGCAGAGCAGCTGGAAGGCCGCCATCGCCTCGGCATCGGTGACCGGCTGGTAGCGGGCCCGGCCGGCGTCGTGCAGCCAGGCGTGCTCCGGCCCGACCGCCGGGTAGTCCAGCCCGGCCGAGATCGAGTGCGAGTCCATCGTCTGCCCGTCGGCGTCCTGCAGCAGGTAGGTTCGGGCGCCGTGCAGCACCCCGGCGGCACCGCCGGTGATGCTGGCCGCGTGCCGACCGGTGGCCACCCCGTCACCGCCGGCCTCGAAGCCGTACAGCCGGACCTGGTCGTCGCCGACGAAGGCGTGGAAGATGCCGATGGCGTTGGAGCCGCCGCCGACGCAGGCGGTGACCGCGTCCGGTAGCCCGCCGAGGCTGTCCAGGCACTGCTGACGGGCCTCGTCACCGATACCGCGCACGAAGTCGCGGACCATCGCTGGGAACGGGTGCGGCCCGGCGGCGGTGCCGATCAGATAGTGGGTGTGGTCGACGCTGGCCACCCAGTCGCGCAGCGCCTCGTTGAGCGCGTCCTTGAGGGTGCGCGACCCGGTGGTCACCGGCACCACGGTGGCACCGAGCATCCGCATCCGGGCCACGTTGAGCGCCTGCCGTTCGGTGTCCACCTCGCCCATGTAGACCACGCACTCGAGGTCCAGCAGGGCGGCGGCGGTGGCGCTGGCCACGCCGTGCTGACCGGCGCCGGTCTCGGCGATGATCCGCGGCTTGCCCATCCGCCGGGTCAGCAACGCCTGGCCGAGCACGTTGCGCACCTTGTGCGCGCCGGTGTGGTTGAGGTCCTCCCGTTTGAGCAGCACCGTCGCACCGACCTGCGCGGACAGCCGCTCGGCCCGGTAGAGCAGCGACGGGGTGCCGGCGTAGTCGCGCAGCAGCCCGTCGAAGTCGGCCCGGAAGCCGTCGTCGGCCATCGCCTGCCGGTACGCGACGTCCAGCTCGTCGAGGGCTGCGATCAGCGCCTCGGGGACGAACCGTCCGCCGTAGCGGCCGAAGTGGCCGGTGTCGTCGGGCAGCGCGGCGGGCCGCGCGCCGGTGCCGGACGCGGTGGCACCGGTGGCGTTCGGGGCGCTCATCGGACCGGCCTCGGCGTCGCCGGGTGGTTGCCGGCGTTGACCAACTCGGCGACCGCGTCCCGAGGGCTCTTCTGGGTCACCAGGCCCTCGCCGACCAGCACGGCGTCGGCACCGGCCGACGCGTACCGGATCAGGTCGTGCGGCCCGCGCACCCCCGACTCGGCGATCTTGACGACGCTGTTCGGCAGCCCCGGCGCGATCCGCTCGAACACCGACCGGTCCACCTCCAGGGTGCGCAGGTCACGGGCGTTGACCCCGATGACCTGGGCACCGGCTTCGAGGGCCCGGTCGGCCTCCTCCTCGGTGTGCACCTCGACCAGCGCGGTCATGCCCAGCGACTCGATCCGCTCCAGCAGACCGACCAGCACGTTCTGCTCCAGCGCGACCACCATCAGCAGGACCAGGTCGGCGCCGTAGGCGCGGGCCTCGTGCACCTGGTAGCTGGAGACGATGAAGTCCTTGCGCAGCACCGGCACCTCGACGGCGGCCCGCACGGCGGTGAGGTCATCCAGTGAGCCGCCGAACCACCGCTGCTCGGTCAGCACGCTGATGCAGCGGGCACCACCGGCGGCGTACTCCGAGGCCAGGTCGGCCGGGTCCGGGATGTCGGCCAGCGCTCCCTTGGACGGCGAGGCCCGCTTGACCTCGGCGATCACCCCGACCCCCGGCTTGCGCAGCGCCGCGCAGGCGTCGATCGGTGGTGGCGCGGCGGCGGCGAGCTCACGGATCCGGCTCAGCGGGACCAGCCCTTCGCGGCGTTGAACCTCGGCCCGGACGCCGGCGATGATCTCGTCGAGCACTCCGAGCGTCGGCGCCGACGGTCCGGCGCTGTCCTCCTGGTCAGCAGTCACCAACGGACTCCCCTCTCCGGGTGTCATGCGCCCGATGCTAGGTGGCGGCGCAGGTGAGCCGGAGTCGGGGGTATGGCGCGCCTCACCATCTGGGCTGGGGCATAATGCCCAACTTTTGTGAGAAGGGCGTCACCCACCGTGCCAACGGCCACCCGCGGGCCGGGCCACCCGGGCAGCACCGGACCCCATCGACGCTGATCATATCGTGTCGGCCGCGCCGGCTCCGCTGTGGTGCGGATCAACACCGGCGGTACGGGTGCCACCCGCCCCGTTGGGCGATAGTTGACCTGCGGGTCACCGCCGTGAAACAGCCCCCGGTCAGCATGGGGTTCGGGCAGACTGGTCGGCGGTAGCCGCCGGCCGCGCAACCACCTGGGGGACGCAATGAGCAGCACGCCACGGGACGCCAACGTCGACCTGATCGCCATCCCCCGGGCCGTGGTCTCGCTGGCCGCCGAGGTCGTGCACACCATGGAACGCGCCGTGATCGGCGATCACCGGGTACGTACCGCCAAGGGCAATGCCTGGGAGGCGATCTGCGCTGACCGGGCCCGTGCCCACCAGCGGGACGAGATCCGCCGGCTGGTGGCCACGCTCACCGCCGCCCGGTCCGTCGAGGTACCCGACACGGCTGATGAAGCAACCGCGACCGCCGCCGCTGAAGCCTCCACCACCGCTGAAGCCGCCGCCACAGCCGTCACCGGTCGGCGCCCGGGTCGTCCGCGGTCGGGTCCTCGCCCCGGTCCAAAGCGTTCCACGCGTCCAGCGTCGACCGGCTAGACCGGTCGCCGCCGGACCCGTCACCACCGGGCCGGCTCCGCTCGTACCGGGCGCCCATCGCCGGCCAGTGTCGGGAACGCAGCGCGGTGACCAGCCCGCCGGCGACGAGCAGCACCGCACCGATCACCGTCAACGCCGGCCACTGCGGGGCCGACACGGTGCTGTCCGTCGTCGGACCGGCCGGACCGGCGCCAGCGAGCAGCACCGTCAGCCCGCCGGCCGCCAGCGCCACGCCGAGGGCCGCGAGCAGCGCGCCGACCAGCCGCCGGGCCAGCCCTCGGGTAGCCAGCACCGCGCCGGTGCCGGCCAGTCCGACCAGGGCGACGGCCGGCAGCCACGGCAGCACGTCGGCACCGGCGCGGGCCACCTCGACGGCCGGCAGCGGCGCCGGACGCCCGGTCACCTCG is drawn from Micromonospora sp. Llam0 and contains these coding sequences:
- the trpB gene encoding tryptophan synthase subunit beta, which codes for MSAPNATGATASGTGARPAALPDDTGHFGRYGGRFVPEALIAALDELDVAYRQAMADDGFRADFDGLLRDYAGTPSLLYRAERLSAQVGATVLLKREDLNHTGAHKVRNVLGQALLTRRMGKPRIIAETGAGQHGVASATAAALLDLECVVYMGEVDTERQALNVARMRMLGATVVPVTTGSRTLKDALNEALRDWVASVDHTHYLIGTAAGPHPFPAMVRDFVRGIGDEARQQCLDSLGGLPDAVTACVGGGSNAIGIFHAFVGDDQVRLYGFEAGGDGVATGRHAASITGGAAGVLHGARTYLLQDADGQTMDSHSISAGLDYPAVGPEHAWLHDAGRARYQPVTDAEAMAAFQLLCRTEGIIPAIESAHALAGTLRIIPELTAELGREPTIVVSLSGRGDKDVHTAGAYFGILDGQDQLDGQDR
- a CDS encoding Trp biosynthesis-associated membrane protein, which gives rise to MTGPGRSAAPGRALAGAAVTCLAGAGLVLYAAGRDWAVEVTGRPAPLPAVEVARAGADVLPWLPAVALVGLAGTGAVLATRGLARRLVGALLAALGVALAAGGLTVLLAGAGPAGPTTDSTVSAPQWPALTVIGAVLLVAGGLVTALRSRHWPAMGARYERSRPGGDGSGGDRSSRSTLDAWNALDRGEDPTADDPGADR
- the trpA gene encoding tryptophan synthase subunit alpha, whose amino-acid sequence is MSISVAFDKARAEGRAVLVGCMPAGFPSVDDSIVAMRAMVDAGVDVIEVELPYSDPVMDGPVIQRASDIALAGGVRTADALRIIEAVAATGAPVVTMTYWNPIERYGVDAFARDLAAAGGTGLITPDLIPDEADEWLAASDAYGLDRTFLVSPSSTDARLAMTVRHCRGFVYATALMGVTGAREQSSGAAPTLVGRLRGVTDLPVGVGLGVGNGAQAAEVGSFADGVIVGSALIRCLLDAADLPAGLAALRSLSGELAAGVGAVTR
- the trpC gene encoding indole-3-glycerol phosphate synthase TrpC; translated protein: MLDEIIAGVRAEVQRREGLVPLSRIRELAAAAPPPIDACAALRKPGVGVIAEVKRASPSKGALADIPDPADLASEYAAGGARCISVLTEQRWFGGSLDDLTAVRAAVEVPVLRKDFIVSSYQVHEARAYGADLVLLMVVALEQNVLVGLLERIESLGMTALVEVHTEEEADRALEAGAQVIGVNARDLRTLEVDRSVFERIAPGLPNSVVKIAESGVRGPHDLIRYASAGADAVLVGEGLVTQKSPRDAVAELVNAGNHPATPRPVR